In Osmerus mordax isolate fOsmMor3 chromosome 23, fOsmMor3.pri, whole genome shotgun sequence, one DNA window encodes the following:
- the LOC136967441 gene encoding prostaglandin D2 receptor 2-like encodes MSNSNLYCPMMQYMLNFTTNSTKGPAIVSLHGLISTLGILENVLILGVIGLRVRRTVISVWILNLAASDLLATASLPFFTFFMAQGDSWILGTTFCQIHSSIFFLNMFASGLLLAAISLDRCLVVIKPIWAQNHRDIKLVGRVCGLIWALSIICTIPFYVFRDTFKLRSERILCYYNYAKFLPEGEVDLPGLCWARHGALAVVKFIVAFLLPLVCIVSSYVMVHYRVKQRGHRCSFRFVRLVVAVVVSFVACWAPYHILSILEASAARGSRIHIATATTLPYAASFSFLNCVLNPVLYVFSCPNLCSKIRESFSAVLENVLAEDIGEMSRRRSTMRSSVSTSEILLRQKSTITPPLDQK; translated from the coding sequence ATGTCCAACTCCAACTTGTATTGCCCTATGATGCAGTATATGCTAAACTTCACAACCAATAGTACAAAAGGCCCGGCCATAGTGTCCCTCCACGGCCTGATCTCCACCCTGGGCATCCTGGAGAACGTCCTGATCCTGGGAGTGATCGGCCTGCGTGTGCGCCGCACAGTCATCAGCGTTTGGATCCTCAACCTGGCAGCCTCCGACCTCCTGGCCACCGCCTCCCTGCCTTTCTTCACCTTCTTCATGGCCCAGGGTGATAGCTGGATCCTGGGCACCACCTTCTGCCAAATACATTCCTCCATCTTCTTCCTCAACATGTTTGCTAGTGGTCTGCTGCTGGCGGCCATTTCCCTCGACCGCTGTCTGGTGGTGATAAAGCCAATCTGGGCCCAGAACCACAGGGACATCAAGCTGGTTGGCAGAGTGTGTGGACTTATCTGGGCCCTGTCTATCATCTGCACCATCCCCTTCTATGTCTTCCGTGATACTTTCAAACTGCGCTCTGAACGAATCCTGTGTTACTATAATTACGCCAAATTTCTACCCGAGGGGGAAGTTGATCTTCCAGGGTTGTGCTGGGCGCGGCACGGGGCCCTAGCTGTGGTCAAATTCATCGTAGCTTTCCTACTTCCCCTGGTGTGCATCGTCAGCAGCTACGTGATGGTGCACTACAGGGTGAAACAGAGAGGCCACCGATGCTCCTTCAGATTTGTGCGCCTGGTCGTGGCGGTGGTGGTGAGCTTCGTGGCCTGCTGGGCGCCGTACCACATCCTCAGCATCCTGGAGGCGTCGGCGGCCCGCGGATCACGCATACACATCGCCACGGCCACGACCCTGCCCTATGCCGCCAGCTTCTCCTTCCTCAACTGCGTGCTCAATCCCGTCCTCTACGTGTTCAGCTGCCCCAACCTGTGCAGCAAAATCCGCGAGTCCTTCAGCGCGGTTCTGGAGAACGTGCTGGCCGAGGACATAGGGGAGATGTCAAGACGACGCAGCACAATGCGGTCCTCCGTTAGCACCTCAGAGATACTGTTGAGACAGAAGAGCACCATCACCCCTCCCCTTGACCAGAAATAG